The following nucleotide sequence is from Candidatus Dadabacteria bacterium.
CTTCGCTTATAAGCTCTTGGGCCATCTCGAAAAGCTTTTGTGCCTCTTCATACTCCCAAGTGTCTTCGGCACCCTCCGCCCGGGCTTCCTCAAGCATCTCCGATACCGCCATGACCCTGTCCTGAGTGCCCGCCGGTTCTTCAGCCGGGGGAGCAGTGGCGGGAACTCTCTTCGAGCACCCCGAGACGTGCAGGACACCAACGACCAGAAAAAGAAAAGCGACCGCCGGAATTATTTTTCTCATAGTCAGGGTTTCAGTCCGTTTAAAAGACACTGTCGCATTATAGCGGGTAAACTTAAAAGACGGGGTTACTATAGCACACGGGGGATGTTTTTTCAATCTTCCCGCGGCATTTTCTGCCGGGGACAAAAAAAGGAGTTTTTCAGTGAATGACGGGCCTTCAGTTTGCGGGGTTTTCTGGCATAACTGCCCTGTGGTGATCATAACCAGCAGGCGGGAGGATGAGATAAACGGCCAGGTAGCGACGACGCTTGTCACCTCCTCCATAGTTCACACCGTGCCCAGGCTTCTTATGGGGATATGGAAGAGAAATCACACCCACGGGTTCATAATGGAAAGCAGGAATCTCGTGGTGCATCTTCTCAGGAGGGATCAGATCGCTCTGGTGCGGAACTTCGGCTTTTATTCGGGCAGGGACAAAAAAAAGTTTATCGGCCTAGACCATTTCAAGGGCAGAAACGGCTGCCCCGTCCTAAAGGGAATACATTCCTATGTGGAGTGCTCGGTGCTCAACGCCATGGACGGCGGAGACATGACCGCTTTTCTGGTAAGCGTGGACTACGGGGAGATAATGAGGGGAGGGGAGTGGATGACGCTTGCGGACTTCTACTCTCTGGCTCCCGAGCAGTGGGTGATTGAGTACGGCCAGAAGCTCATGGAGTCGGTGAGTTTCTCCATGCCGATAATACACAAGATAAGCCACGAGCCGTTTCAGCCGTGAGCGGGCGCCGTTTCGGACCCTCAGCGTATTATTATGGTTGCGGAGCCTGAACTTCTCTCCGCGTATTTCTTAAGCCTGCTTTGAAGTTTTTTCTTGAACCAGTCCCTGGTAAAGGGAATAAGAAGGGAGAAGCCAAGAAGATCGGTAAGCAGCCCGGGTGTGAGAAGCACAACCCCTCCCACGAGTACGAGAAGACCGTTTATGAGGCTTTCCGTGGGCGGCCTGCCCTCGGCGACCTCCGCTCTTATCGCGCTTATGACCTGCGTTCCCTGACTTCTGGCAAGCGCCGCTCCCAGCACCCCCGTCGCTATGACTATGAATATGGTCGGCCAGAGCCCTATTACGTTCCCGAGCTTTATGAGCAGGGCGAGCTCAACGAGCGGAACCACGGTGAACAGAATTAGGAGTCTTGCGAACATCTGAAGTTGTTTAGAGATAAATCCCGGTTGTCTGTACGGTATAATAATATATCCGGAGGAAAATGCCGAATTGCCGATGGGAAAGCCGACTTCGCAAAGAAAAGTTTTCATATCTTTTCTGCTTGTCTTGTGTCTGGGAGCGGGGGGATGCCGGCTCTTCAGGTTCCTCGATGTAAAAGGC
It contains:
- the fxsA gene encoding membrane protein FxsA, whose amino-acid sequence is MFARLLILFTVVPLVELALLIKLGNVIGLWPTIFIVIATGVLGAALARSQGTQVISAIRAEVAEGRPPTESLINGLLVLVGGVVLLTPGLLTDLLGFSLLIPFTRDWFKKKLQSRLKKYAERSSGSATIIIR
- a CDS encoding flavin reductase family protein, with protein sequence MNDGPSVCGVFWHNCPVVIITSRREDEINGQVATTLVTSSIVHTVPRLLMGIWKRNHTHGFIMESRNLVVHLLRRDQIALVRNFGFYSGRDKKKFIGLDHFKGRNGCPVLKGIHSYVECSVLNAMDGGDMTAFLVSVDYGEIMRGGEWMTLADFYSLAPEQWVIEYGQKLMESVSFSMPIIHKISHEPFQP